The Branchiostoma lanceolatum isolate klBraLanc5 chromosome 3, klBraLanc5.hap2, whole genome shotgun sequence DNA segment gacCGAAAACAACCTATACATACACGCATCAAAGGCGGGTGATTTGAAGCGCCGTGTTCGCGGTCAATTTGTACATATTATACAGAATTTCAAAGCGAACAAATGTAGTTTGCGTgtgcatatatttttttcttagtgcgataatcagatcatgcgttattttgagcaagatttgtgttgttgttattttacaCCGCCCGGCTCATGGCACCCCCGCTTGTGGGCGGGAaacttttgcataacaacgcgAACAGATCCATAGCAACGTGAACCGAAATAATTGTATCTCTTAAGCACGCCAGTTAATCAGTCCCTTTGCGGTTATACGGGGGATGGTTGAGACAACACACTGTGTTTGCTTGATAAGAAGGAGGACCTTTGACACCACGATTACAGAATCACAGAGGTTAAAGGATCCCAAGCACATACGGGGCCTCAGGCAGAAACAGCCatccagccaaagaacctggacccgataagttcAAAAAACGCTAGTGAGAaagcctgcaatggaggctagcggatgggtaacttttatctttaactCACTACAACTTACATTGTCTCTCTAAATATTGCcagggagaaagaagaggtAGAGAAACAAAAAGAGGGTTCTAAATAATGAAGACCATCCATGCGATATCTTAAAACGTTAAGGTATCACCGATCAAACGACTTGCAATGCAGAAACCCACCTGTTTCCTAGCAGCAGGAACAGAACAGCATGCAGCTATGGTCACTGTAACAGACTACTGAACCAGCATTGCAGCAGGGGTGCACCAACAGCTGAAGGAGAGGTTTGTGGGAGTACTAGTGGTTCTTGGAGCCGTTGTTGAGAGAGTGGTTGGAATGGAGCACTGGGAGCACTTTAGCATTATAATATAGCTGCTGCCAAACAACACGTCCTGCAATGCAGGAGCCTTCCTTTTGGTTAGGAGATAGAAGCAAACGTCCCGTCCAGTCGCGAGGGACAGTGCAAAGAAATATAGATGCCAGCCCTGATACCGTATCACGTGTGACAATACACAGCAGATTACCAATTGAATCTTATCTATTTACTGTGTATGCCAACAGTGGAATAAGGACAAAGGTTAGACTTTTCACCATACCATCGGTTACTCAGTTAGTGTTATCCGTAGTCGTTTCCATGTCAACGGTGACGTATGAGGTTTTGTTATCTTgttgtttgaaatgaaaatttgaaaacagaTTGAGCTAAATCAAAGTATGCTTTTAATGTGACAAAGGCCAATGAAACATTAAAAAGTACTAATAGTGTAAAACATGCTGCTAATACAAACTGATTTCGCATTGGCAGCCTAAGAAAATCCGGCGCTTTCTATGTATGTTACCATTGTCTAATTATCTCTGATTTCTGCAGCGTCGACACTCGACCAGCTACTTTTCAGTTGAATTGTCAACAGCTATGGCCACTATGCTGTTTACATGGTACATGATGTGAAACAATGTTATgtgataaatacatgtagcagttttCTGCTTTGTTTACAAGTGCACTCTTGTTCCTGTCCTGTGCATGAGGAAAATGATTAGCAGTATCAAGGAGTTCATAAGGACACTGCTTGGTGGTATTGAATTCAGGACAGGAACAAGAGAGCTACTTAATTGATAACGCCTTACGAACGAATACGAAAGAAATGAGGCCATACGACACAAGCAGTACAACATAGTAAGTAGTGACTGTCAGATCGGTAGGACGAACCAGATCAAGATGGCCGCGGTTCTGCATGTCTGCAAATATCGCCTGCACCTGTGTCAGCGCCATGGCAGCAGTAAACACATGGAATATCTGATGTCCGTGCCCAATGACGTCACACATGCCGGGGAGAAACCTCTGCGGTACCTCTGACGCGTGAAAGAAACCTCCTATCACGAGAAACAGGATGTGACGTACGTGCATCCATGTGACGTCATCTACGGTTCCATTGTAGACGTTCGAGAGAATGCGGTGTATTATGGGTAACGTGCCCAAAAGATACGTGGTGCCGAATGAGCATACCTGAATCAGAGCCCTCTTTGGATCCCCCATCCTATATCTAACATGCGAGTGAGCACTGGCCACCAGATACAAACAACTAAACAGAATAGCCATCCAAGGATACCAAGGGTGCACGGCGTAGGCAAAAGAAGGCTCGCTGCTGATGTAGCACTGCGAAAGCGAGCCGTTGAACAAGTAAAAGGCGATTCCCATGTAGTCGAAGCTGAAGGCAATATGGCTAGCTGCTACAGAGCGAGAGCACAGCAGATGAGCGCACGAGCTCAGGAAGTGGAGGGTGAAGTTGCTGATGCCGTAGAAGAAAAACAGCTTTCCAGAAACGCCATCGGTGTAGTCCACCTCGcctgaaacatacaaacaacTGATGTCACTACATTGATGACTGTAGACGAAAAGTGTCCATGGACACCGACCGACTATCTAATTCTACTTGCCAGTGAATTTAGCATGCGATACAATACCATGATTATCTGTAGTTGTCTCTACtctagttatgtttagccataagtatggctaaacatattgttttctctcatgtttcttcttcttcttcttcctcttctcctgtcaaattttcaaatggattcatctctgtcattttttgaccaaatgacctgaaatttggtacagaggtaatgtaggcaaaaaccaatgtgcgttcttttccttgttttgatattgaccttaaaagtgattttattgaggtttttaggctatttttagcatatcttggcctcctgcgccctggtatttcaaccgaatgaccttaaatttgctgtatatgtggcttgaacaaatatttaaaggactacattcccattttcggcatacatatattcaaaacgatttattttgggctttcttgacaatatttgccacttctgtcactttcaatactacatatgacctacaggtcattgacccctagtgccttgcacctggccaagctggaagtttgcttacgaggaggaaagaccggacataaacatttaacgtgattatcgggaaaacaccatgttcccttaaactcagtggttaaattgcagcttaggaaattttataacagaaaacaagttaaatcaatgattttgtgaatgtttattctagcattagttattccaggtattttcaaactccaaatttttcaacacaacacggcagatcgtttctcctcagactggcgcgacactcctgtcaaaattgattgatgatctctctctgccgccgacttcatacatgatcaaaggcgggtggtaggcagTGCGcgggggaaacttaaacatataatgtttacaacaaattgttcgaacattaacatttggatagatggtttgaaactgttctaaataaagagatttttgtgtagttacgttcgaaatgtttccaacgtatgtgaaataagttcaaacatgttataagtttcaattctaattgtttgaacactttagaactattgtgacttagacattcttttaatcaaaacagttcaaacatattacaaatattatattaaaaccctctcggtgacttggaattgactcaaatatgttgtttttggtcatttcctttgtctcctgtcaaatcttcatatgtatactatggaaaacttcattcttccctggggttgatcttttttaattcaattttgaactgggttgataatgcgcaagagtgtaactttcagcggatatttttcgactggtttacatggaaatggcacggaatatcccattcttgcaaggggaggattctttaattatttctttcaattttgagctggaatgattatgaaaaagtccattttttagcagaagtgtatttgttaatcaattagtggatatggttgtggactggtccatattgtgttgaggtgctactggaacactcaattttggactggggtgattcatttttttagtgcaagtattttagaatggtccattgttattttgggagagtcctttttttgcatggcgaggagtatggctaaacatgctgtatttgctcgcaaatgttgcccttCTAGTTTAAAACTATTTTCGTTTATAGTTTTATTCAGGTTTACCGATTTAAAAGAACAAAGGAGTCGCATACAGAAATAAAGTAGTTAAGACAAGAATCATGataattgaaagaaatacataGAAAACCAAATGTCAAACCAATGATAACATTCAAAACATTACATGATAATAAGAATAAGAAAAGTACCATGAATGAAGCGAAATGAAATAACAAATGTAACAACGATATATATTAAAAGATATTTGACAATAGACTAGGCTAGTTTAAAACGTCAAGAATTAGGTCGCTAGGCAATCCTTGTAGTGATAGAACTTCACGGCAATGACCAAAGTCAATGATGAACCATTCTTACCACAGTATGTATTCAGCATGTACAGCACGTAGATACAAGTGATGAGGTGAGTCCAGACGTTCAGCGTCTCGTTGTGCAGGGAGAAGATACTCATAAGGTAATAGCGCCATGGTCGGTGTGGGGGCCTGTATCCGGTAAGGACGAACGGCTCCTTGTGTGCGTCTGGAACCTCGTCGACAGTCAAGAACCTTTCCATGGTGGTCAGACCCTTCGTATAGCTGCAAGCGTGATAGATAATTTAAGCCCAATGGTCAGTAATGTACAACATACACCCACGATCCAGTTTTATTCTAGTTAGTGTTCTGGGCAAAGGTCACTATCTCACTGATATAGGTCACTTGGGACAACATATTCAACCCTCCCACCGACCCCCTCCAAGAtaaacaacattagctcctaaaacaataGCAGCTatttgattcattagcatacaaccttgtcttaacttgaCATTCTATTGTACGATCTGAAATTGTGTTCACTTCATCAAAGGAGTCCTAAAATCCAGAGTGGGGAGTTATTTTTCAATAGATAATACTTtaaggaagtaaaaatgaacacttattacagtatacaataaagtacccactagtcccatGCGCATCAAAAAACATTCaatattctactaaattccccagatgaccctctattttcttgATAATGAGATTCAACAGCCCCAGCCTATGCCTGAATGCAATTTACATGACAAGggctgacaaaagttaggttacacaaagaatgtcaggggtTTAAGAAAAACTTGTTATATGTTCCACTATATCTTATTgacaactggccttcttattgtgcttaaccccctcatttatgcccaaaatattcacgatgaaggaagtgggtatacgtatagggaatacatggttagggtctgcaagggtttagtgagtttAATATTAtcttttacaaaacacaccttgtgtaattcaccataggGGGAATTCTGTCAAAAGTCGTCTGATTATGTactcattgatacataatctagtggaaaataatacTCCcatctagagtttaggactcttttaatatatctattcagagtgGTGGTAAAAAATCCTAGTTCTatcagatctttctttagtcactgacgaaagatagcgcatactgtctgaaacgtctgactgtttcaatttttttttcttcagtcgcttgagtaactatttttggcgtatcttattacctggatgtctaaccttcgtcaaCGTCCCTGATATGTTCCTAGGGTCCACTTGAGTCCCCTCTAAGTGCTCTAGCCTAATTAAGACTTGTAGAAGCCCCTTTGTAGGAAAAaataatctccaaacagatctacacggggcgctgaaaaacg contains these protein-coding regions:
- the LOC136429515 gene encoding membrane progestin receptor beta-like, with the protein product MERFLTVDEVPDAHKEPFVLTGYRPPHRPWRYYLMSIFSLHNETLNVWTHLITCIYVLYMLNTYCGEVDYTDGVSGKLFFFYGISNFTLHFLSSCAHLLCSRSVAASHIAFSFDYMGIAFYLFNGSLSQCYISSEPSFAYAVHPWYPWMAILFSCLYLVASAHSHVRYRMGDPKRALIQVCSFGTTYLLGTLPIIHRILSNVYNGTVDDVTWMHVRHILFLVIGGFFHASEVPQRFLPGMCDVIGHGHQIFHVFTAAMALTQVQAIFADMQNRGHLDLVRPTDLTVTTYYVVLLVSYGLISFVFVRKALSIK